One genomic window of Ananas comosus cultivar F153 unplaced genomic scaffold, ASM154086v1, whole genome shotgun sequence includes the following:
- the LOC109704557 gene encoding prefoldin subunit 1-like, with amino-acid sequence MGDDANRSAFIELQGRLIEATGKLKQVQNQMRAKEGEKKRAYLTLEELRQLPDDTNTYKSIGKVFVLEPKSLLVNEQEQKLKDSESAISSLQTSKEYLEKQLAEVENNIRELLQQDPGLARQIMSMTVM; translated from the exons ATGGGGGACGACGCGAACCGATCG GCGTTTATTGAGCTACAGGGGCGTTTGATTGAGGCAACTGGGAAGCTGAAGCAG GTGCAGAATCAGATGCGTGCTAAGGAAGGTGAAAAGAAGCGTGCTTACCTAACGTTGGAGGAACTTCGCCAGTTACCGGATGATACAAACACATACAAGTCTATTG GCAAAGT GTTTGTTTTGGAGCCGAAGTCGCTCCTAGTAAATGAGCAGGAGCAAAAGCTTAAGGATAGTGAGAGTGCCATATCGTCCTTGCAG ACATCCAAGGAGTACTTAGAGAAGCAGTTGGCGGAGGTGGAAAACAACATACGCGAACTCCTGCAGCAAGATCCGGGTCTCGCACGTCAGATTATGTCGATGACGGTTATGTAA